The region ACGTGAAGATTCGCACAGCTAAGAGCTGGCAGGGAAAGCAACCCATCTATGTATTCCAGTCGTCCTTTTCTGGAATTAAAAGCGCCGATAACCCCATAAAAAAGTTCTTTGTCGTCATCGACTCAAGGCAGGATGTATTTGGGGTCCGCCTCACCGTTGATAAGCCAGAGTCCCTGGTTCCGCAAGGAGGGATGGTCAACCAGATGCGCAAGCACTGCAAAGGAGCGACCATTGGCGACATCCTAAAAGACGATAGTAACGGTAATCTGTGGATAGTGCTTTATAGTCAAGGCCAAGAGTGGTTCCTGCGCCTTGCTAAAAGCCGCCCACCTGAAATGGCTCTCGTCAATCCAGATGGTGAGATGGTCATGCGCATGGGAATGAAGGGAACCTTCACCAAGAAAAAGCCCTTAGAAGATCAAGTCCCTGGCCTTAATCCAAGCTTGATATCAATCAAAAACGAGATGATCGCCGATTTTCTGAAGCAGTTTGATGAGGAAGTCGAGGAGAACTCTGAGGATGACGATGACCTTGACGAAGAGGAGAACGATCTATCAAAGGAACAACGGGTTCTGCTACAAAAACTCAAGCGGAAGCTAAAAACTTATCGCAAAGCTGCTGAAAAGCAGCTTGGCAAGATACCCGAGCCTAAAGATATTGAAAACATGGACAAGCATGCTCACCTTCTGCAATCATTTGCCTATTTGGTAAAGGATGGTGACTTCCAGCTAGAGCTTCCGAAAGAGCTAAGCGGCCAAACTGAAGATATCGTCATTGAATTGGACACAGAGAAATCGGTGGGGGCCAATATTGAAAACTTTTTCGTTGGAGCTAAGAAGGCTCGAAAATCCCGCGAGATGGGGCTTAAGGTCGCCGAGAGCAATCGTAAAGACCTTGAGCAGCTCGAATCCGACCTAAAAATGCTTCAGGAGCCACTACCACTATCGGAAGTGGAGCTACTATTTGATAAGTACAAGCTGCCCCGTGTGCAAGCGTCTAACACCCAAGCCAAGGCCGCAGCAGTTGCCAAACCTTATCGTGTTTTTAAGTCATCTTCGGGGCATGACATCCTCGTGGGTAAAGGGCCGCGGGAAAACGACGAGCTAACTAAAAGCGCTAAGACCAATGACTATTGGATCCACACATCGGCGGTAGCTGGCTCTCATATTGTCGTACCAGCAGCCAAGGATATTCGCCAAGCTCTGCCCAGCCAGCTTCTCCGAGAAGCTGCGATTCTAGCTGTTCATTACTCCAAACTGCGCTCGGATATGGCCGGTGAAGTTTATGTGGCTCGCCGTTCTGAGATCAAAAAGCAGAAGGGGATGCCCCCCGGCCTTTGGAATGTGGAGCGATGCAAAACTTTGTT is a window of Pseudobacteriovorax antillogorgiicola DNA encoding:
- a CDS encoding NFACT RNA binding domain-containing protein, whose product is MSDSYDHVKIRTAKSWQGKQPIYVFQSSFSGIKSADNPIKKFFVVIDSRQDVFGVRLTVDKPESLVPQGGMVNQMRKHCKGATIGDILKDDSNGNLWIVLYSQGQEWFLRLAKSRPPEMALVNPDGEMVMRMGMKGTFTKKKPLEDQVPGLNPSLISIKNEMIADFLKQFDEEVEENSEDDDDLDEEENDLSKEQRVLLQKLKRKLKTYRKAAEKQLGKIPEPKDIENMDKHAHLLQSFAYLVKDGDFQLELPKELSGQTEDIVIELDTEKSVGANIENFFVGAKKARKSREMGLKVAESNRKDLEQLESDLKMLQEPLPLSEVELLFDKYKLPRVQASNTQAKAAAVAKPYRVFKSSSGHDILVGKGPRENDELTKSAKTNDYWIHTSAVAGSHIVVPAAKDIRQALPSQLLREAAILAVHYSKLRSDMAGEVYVARRSEIKKQKGMPPGLWNVERCKTLFFRYSQEDLKQVLDRLQSQ